A genomic stretch from Penicillium digitatum chromosome 4, complete sequence includes:
- a CDS encoding RNA polymerase II transcription factor related protein: MSSPSGAASYKKKDGTLAISADEESVLWSPAIAGTANPITIPVINITNLQQTPASNPKVMLKIFAQASDAPPNSMPDQYVFLFTAGANARSQADAIKDTLSVRVNTAKAGTPSQTPGPRGSSEGLSAAMAIANAVTSAATSKNPLGDENKLRSDIELQQSLLRSDSNLQRMFFEGLHTKPEALSSASFVSQFWSTRLHLLRAHAIEQGQTRGSYNVLSSLKPRVEDNVTRLNISKEQIQLIFTQHALVKRVYDENVPKLSEQQFWSRFFQSRLFKKLRGERITEADATDAVLDKYLQTNEAAQPDRNTSVHHFLDLAGNEVNHSQRRGNRPDLDMRPSGVEKVPIIRTLNSLSEKIMANVAPADGDMSAPIGINEEAWKKLQLQDLRGEEEQSRITLNIRDQSHFFTHSQEEEKTKQFAKQDPDKLLHILRADINQSLPSQGNTQLGKLVDPGDDEDEEMEDAPASRRPVGSSAALHDAFSQILGALRDRRTQTNERAASETYGLSMALFDRLTLTHATTTEFLHQFWQAFLSGNPDRAGEVASLAESLQRAAERIKAVANDAEAERKVEVDRLKKQARDMYESTGRKLRVNLEGVEGGQKVVNQLLGPTLLALEVASTRYQKELAKQNKEAALASQEMAGV, from the exons ATGTCATCTCCGAGCGGAGCGGCCtcttacaagaagaaagatgggACCCTAGCTATATCTGCAGATGAGGAGTCAGTCTTGTGGAGTCCTGCAATTGCAGGGACTGCGAACCCGATCACAATCCCCGTGATCAACATCACTA ATCTACAGCAGACCCCAGCCTCGAATCCGAAAGTGATGCTCAAAATTTTTGCTCAAGCTTCCGATGCGCCTCCGAATAGTATGCCCGATCAATATGTCTTCCTGTTCACGGCTGGAGCAAACGCCCGCTCGCAGGCCGATGCCATCAAAGACACATTGAGTGTTCGAGTCAATACCGCGAAGGCGGGCACACCATCCCAGACGCCGGGGCCTAGAGGCAGTTCCGAGGGTCTGTCAGCGGCAATGGCGATTGCAAACGCTGTGACATCTGCGGCGACATCGAAGAACCCTTTGGGCGACGAGAATAAGCTTCGGTCCGACATAGAGCTGCAGCAGTCGTTATTGAGGTCTGATTCAAATCTGCAGCGAATGTTTTTCGAAGGATTGCATACAAAACCAGAAGCCTTGTCGTCCGCGTCGTTCGTATCACAATTCTGGTCAACACGACTGCATTTACTGCGAGCGCACGCAATCGAACAGGGCCAAACCCGTGGTTCATATAATGTGCTATCTTCACTCAAGCCTCGGGTCGAGGATAACGTGACACGATTGAATATCAGTAAAGAGCAAATCCAGCTGATCTTCACACAACACGCACTGGTCAAACGCGTGTATGACGAGAATGTACCGAAGCTCAGCGAGCAACAATTCTGGTCACGATTTTTCCAGAGTCGACTATTTAAAAAATTGCGTGGAGAGCGCATTACAGAGGCTGACGCAACCGATGCCGTGCTCGACAAATACCTCCAAACGAATGAGGCCGCTCAGCCGGACCGGAACACAAGTGTTCATCACTTTTTGGACTTGGCTGGCAATGAAGTGAACCACAGCCAGCGTCGCGGAAACCGTCCTGACCTAGATATGAGGCCATCTGGCGTCGAAAAAGTGCCCATTATTCGGACACTGAACAGCCTAAGCGAAAAGATTATGGCCAATGTGGCTCCGGCCGACGGTGATATGAGTGCGCCCATAGGCATCAACGAAGAGGCATGGAAAAAGCTCCAGCTGCAGGATCTTCGcggagaagaagagcaaagtCGCATCACTTTGAACATTCGTGATCAAAGCCATTTCTTCACTCACAGtcaagaagaggaaaaaacTAAGCAATTTGCGAAACAAGATCCGGATAAACTTCTTCATATTCTCCGTGCGGACATCAATCAAAGTCTTCCATCGCAGGGCAACACACAGCTGGGCAAGTTGGTGGACCCCGGcgacgatgaagacgaggagaTGGAGGATGCACCTGCTAGCCGTCGACCCGTCGGATCATCTGCAGCTCTACACGATGCATTCTCTCAGATCCTGGGAGCATTGCGCGATCGCCGCACCCAAACAAATGAGCGAGCAGCGTCAGAAACATATGGACTGTCTATGGCGCTCTTTGACCGCTTGACACTGACACACGCTACAACCACTGAGTTTTTGCACCAGTTCTGGCAGGCATTTCTCTCGGGAAACCCAGACCGTGCTGGAGAGGTCGCATCCTTAGCAGAGTCTCTTCAGCGAGCGGCTGAGCGCATTAAAGCTGTTGCAAATGACGCAGAGGCTGAGCGGAAAGTCGAAGTTGACCGATTGAAGAAGCAGGCCCGTGACATGTACGAGAGCACCGGGCGAAAATTACGAGTCAACTTAGAAGGCGTGGAGGGAGGCCAGAAGGTTGTGAACCAGCTTCTCGGTCCCACACTCCTTGCACTGGAGGTCGCATCGACTCGATATCAAAAAGAATTGGCCAAACAAAATAAAGAAGCGGCCCTGGCCAGCCAAGAGATGGCAGGGGTATAG
- a CDS encoding DSC E3 ubiquitin ligase complex subunit, producing the protein MLTSGLTNAPLTKALLIYTIASSIALSLFDIKHLAVIYVSPHFWPYAQFWRALVWHVAGFTNSTEALFAAMLVYHLRVVERAWGKRKMATFLLTTLPYTTLLPPIILTLLLCPVSLNKLNYLPSGPTATIFALLAQYHATIPYTYRYRIASTSSPDTTNTNNTGNDPSAENATQTSQAKPPAPSLSLLLSDKSTTYIVAAQLALSQFPAMLLPSALGWIVGVAWRAELLPGLSPASTGFRVPAWVVGEQERRSGSGSGLGGAERERYEDLRRRLEGEVAASASGLEGSGAQAQRRANTAGEGGGFVNRLIRDW; encoded by the exons ATGCTCACCTCCGGTCTCACAAATGCGCCCCTCACCAAAGCCCTCCTTATTTACACGATCGCCTCGTCGATCGCTCTCTCCCTTTTCGACATAAAACACCTCGCCGTGATCTATGTATCGCCACATTTCTGGCCCTATGCCCAGTTCTGGCGTGCACTGGTGTGGCATGTCGCTGGCTTCACCAATTCCACCGAGGCCCTCTTCGCCGCGATGCTAGTCTACCATCTGCGGGTTGTCGAACGCGCGTGGGGGAAGCGGAAGATGGCG ACCTTCCTGCTCACCACACTACCCTACACGACTCTCCTCCCGCCAATTATCCTTACCCTCCTACTCTGCCCTGTATCTCTGAACAAGCTCAATTACCTCCCCTCCGGCCCAACTGCCACCATCTTCGCCCTGTTGGCGCAGTATCACGCCACCATCCCATACACATACCGCTACCGCATCGCGTCCACATCCTCCCCCGACACAACAAACACCAACAATACCGGCAATGATCCCTCCGCCGAAAATGCCACACAGACATCCCAAGCCAAACCTCCCGCACCAAGTCTATCCCTCCTCCTCTCCGATAAATCAACCACCTATATTGTCGCTGCCCAGCTAGCCCTCTCCCAATTCCCCGCGATGCTTCTCCCGTCGGCCCTGGGCTGGATCGTTGGTGTTGCATGGCGCGCGGAGCTGCTACCGGGTCTATCGCCGGCCAGCACCGGGTTCCGGGTTCCAGCTTGGGTGGTTGGTGAGCAAGAGCGGAGGAGTGGCTCTGGTTCTGGGCTTGGCGGTGCGGAGAGGGAAAGGTATGAAGATCTACGACGGAGGTTGGAGGGTGAAGTTGCTGCTTCGGCTTCGGGGTTAGAGGGATCTGGTGCGCAGGCTCAGAGGCGTGCGAATACTGCCGGCGAGGGTGGTGGGTTCGTTAATCGATTGATACGGGATTGGTAG
- a CDS encoding F-box protein — translation MASITSAPSQPKPAFPRLSSIPGGDHFYSRDSSPSPCSTPDGSRSSSQRRPSFGSIKEDTEDGIAQSFVDTQQAPAPQAQDQERKVERLTQMQHAPDFCCPCGGFLGWKQIRLGGRSLSRSYSDLRGLGNLHAKGWAWEAQEPETMKLLPPKTPEVEVDVLQTPPGTSPLERLPPEVLDQIISNLAVDLPPNGYAPRNVDLVSCLLASHTLHAATLGVLYRNMTFPHSIIFSKALNHMSQYPALGTLNLTSKTLLQCLELLPNLRECLLQEHLEGDISVEVIRKLFMGMPNLRAVDFCGCSTQAFSGVFQEAVIGGPALSMTLPNLKCLSLHECSTIPAPMFDYLLPRLVNLTHLDLTHTQVNDSALVSIPETARISHLSLSRCTRLRPCALVEFLTTHPSVKESLVYLNLLTDPTRFRLLEENDVSALLPNLPDTLRSLNLGGAKITSDHVPHLVPMTKHLEELGLSSADLSVADVNAFFGRYRDPVTGVETDAPSTLCYLDLAKVPQMTIGAIFNTSTCSLLSNQSYPLQVVEFSDKIITPLRERAKTHRTSVGWTVRDLGRRGWYVREPSSMPHEPHDDGARYWKMGARWWGMRKIPMAVGEVGGLYGHYMFKK, via the exons ATGGCTTCTATTACCTCTGCCCCTTCGCAGCCCAAGCCGGCCTTCCCTCGACTTTCTTCAATTCCTGGCGGTGATCATTTCTACTCACGCGACTCGTCTCCCTCGCCCTGCAGCACTCCGGACGGGTCCAGGTCGAGCAGTCAGCGTCGCCCCTCGTTTGGTTCTATCAAAGAAGATACAGAGGACG GAATTGCGCAATCATTCGTGGACACCCAACAAGCACCAGCCCCCCAAGCGCAAGACCAGGAGCGCAAGGTCGAGCGCCTCACCCAGATGCAACACGCTCCGGACTTCTGTTGTCCTtgtggaggatttcttggATGGAAGCAGATCCGATTGGGTGGGAGGAGCTTAAGTCGCAGCTACAGTGATCTCCGTGGGCTTGGGAACTTACATGCAAAGGGCTGGGCATGGGAAGCCCAGGAACCCGAAACAATGAAGCTCCTCCCACCCAAGACCCCCGAGGTGGAGGTAGATGTTTTGCAGACCCCTCCTGGCACATCGCCTTTGGAGAGGCTTCCCCCGGAGGTTCTTG ATCAAATCATCTCTAACCTTGCGGTCGATCTTCCACCAAATGGCTATGCCCCTCGGAACGTGGACTTGGTCTCGTGCCTGTTAGCATCCCACACATTGCACGCTGCTACTTTAGGTGTCTTGTACAGGAACATGACTTTCCCACACTCCATTATCTTCTCCAAGGCCCTTAATCACATGTCGCAGTACCCGGCGTTGGGGACATTG AACCTGACCTCCAAGACCCTCTTGCAGTGCTTGGAACTGCTCCCCAACTTGAGAGAATGCCTGCTGCAGGAACACCTAGAAGGGGACATTAGTGTGGAAGTGATCCGGAAGCTGTTCATGGGGATGCCGAACCTGCGTGCGGTGGATTTCTGCGGTTGCTCGACTCAAGCATTCTCCGGGGTTTTCCAAGAGGCCGTGATTGGTGGGCCTGCGCTATCCATGACCTTGCCCAACTTGAAATGTCTCTCGCTTCACGAATGCAGCACTATTCCCGCTCCCATGTTCGACTACCTCCTCCCACGATTGGTCAATTTGACGCACCTTGACCTGACTCATACGCAAGTTAACGATTCGGCTCTCGTCTCCATCCCCGAGACTGCTCGTATCTCGCATTTGAGCTTGTCCCGATGCACACGCCTCCGCCCGTGCGCCCTGGTTGAATTCCTCACCACCCACCCTTCGGTCAAGGAGTCTCTCGTTTACTTGAATCTGTTGACGGACCCGACCCGATTCCGTCTGCTGGAAGAGAACGACGTATCTGCTCTGCTGCCAAACCTTCCCGATACCCTCCGTTCTCTCAACCTGGGAGGAGCAAAGATCACCTCGGACCATGTACCACACTTGGTGCCTATGACCAAGCACCTGGAGGAGCTGGGTCTCAGCTCTGCAGATCTTTCCGTCGCGGATGTGAACGCTTTCTTCGGCCGTTACCGCGACCCAGTCACAGGAGTCGAAACCGATGCCCCCAGCACCCTCTGCTACCTTGATCTTGCCAAGGTGCCGCAGATGACCATCGGAGCCATCTTCAACACAAGCACTTGTTCCCTGCTCTCGAACCAAAGCTACCCCTTGCAGGTCGTTGAGTTTAGTGACAAGATTATCACACCGTTGCGTGAGCGTGCCAAGACCCACCGCACATCCGTTGGATGGACGGTGCGAGACCTCGGCCGCCGCGGCTGGTACGTTCGCGAACCATCCTCCATGCCCCACGAGCCCCACGACGATGGTGCCCGTTACTGGAAGATGGGTGCGCGCTGGTGGGGCATGCGCAAGATTCCTATGGCCGTCGGCGAGGTCGGCGGCCTCTACGGCCACTACATGTTCAAAAAATGA
- a CDS encoding Hemopexin/matrixin gives MVDAACRIAGKDEIYIFAGRHYGRVRFSKGGPEHSLAAGPTLLSKGWNTLPKMGFGTVDTVVPVPGHDDQLYVFFGGRYAKIKLENYDDSFVNDGARPIASGWKSLVQAGFDTVDAAMLTPGTKNEMYFFRGLHYVRLDNSTDKIVNKVAPIAEGWPSLVQAGFDCVDAIVPNLSGQDLYYVFNGDQFAVIKVDSSRRDTLVSPPKTISSSWQALEKWV, from the coding sequence ATGGTTGACGCTGCCTGTCGCATTGCCGGAAAAGATGAGATCTACATCTTCGCCGGCCGGCATTATGGTCGGGTCAGGTTTAGCAAAGGAGGCCCCGAGCACAGTCTTGCTGCAGGCCCGACCCTCTTAAGCAAGGGCTGGAACACTCTGCCTAAGATGGGATTTGGTACAGTGGACACGGTTGTGCCTGTGCCTGGCCACGATGACCAACTCTACGTTTTCTTCGGAGGCCGGTATGCCAAAATCAAGCTTGAAAACTACGATGATAGCTTTGTCAATGATGGAGCCCGTCCCATTGCCTCTGGATGGAAATCGCTCGTTCAGGCGGGCTTTGACACGGTAGATGCAGCAATGCTCACTCCCGGAACAAAGAATGAGATGTACTTTTTCCGCGGCTTGCACTATGTTCGCTTGGACAATAGTACCGACAAGATCGTCAATAAGGTCGCACCTATCGCAGAGGGCTGGCCAAGTCTTGTCCAGGCTGGCTTTGATTGTGTTGATGCCATTGTTCCGAACCTGAGTGGTCAGGATCTCTACTATGTCTTTAATGGTGATCAATTCGCGGTGATCAAAGTGGATAGTTCCCGGAGGGATACCCTCGTCTCACCCCCGAAGACAATCAGCTCGTCGTGGCAGGCCTTGGAAAAATGGGTTTAG
- a CDS encoding Alpha-ketoglutarate dehydrogenase complex subunit Kgd1, putative, which yields MFRNTALKATNSGMLRGVTSSSCRRSFHVVTSARSASKSSGFSRTARRPLAVVDRAFNGARSYAAPAEGQSQGVDPNDSFLTGSTANYIDEMYMAWKNDASSVHISWQTYFRNMEEGKMPISQAFTPPPTLVPTPTGGVPQDMPGQGLAGGADVTKHLKVQLLCRAYQARGHHKAKIDPLGIRGEAEAFGYDKPKELELDHYGFTESDLSQEFALGPGILPRFITENRKKMTLREIIATCEKIYCGSYGVEYIHIPDRKPCEWIRDRFEIPQPYNYSVDDKRRILDRLIWSSSFESFLATKFPNDKRFGLEGCETLVPGMKALIDRSVDYGIKDIVIGMPHRGRLNVLSNVVRKPNESIFSEFAGSAEPSDEGSGDVKYHLGMNFERPTPSGKRVQLSLVANPSHLEAEDPVVLGKTRAIQHYNNDETNYDSAMGVLLHGDAAFAGQGVVYETMGFHSLPAYSTGGTIHLVVNNQIGFTTDPRYSRSTPYCSDIAKSIDAPVFHVNADDVEAVNYVCQVAADWRAEFKRDVVIDMVCYRKQGHNETDQPSFTQPLMYKRIAEQKTQLDKYVEKLIAEGTFTKEDIDEHKKWVWGMLGDSFDRSKDYQPTGKEWLTSAWNNFKSPKELATEVLPHLPTAVPAKSLQHIADKIAGTGVPEGFELHRNLKRILSGRKKTVDEGKNIDWATAEALAFGSLVDEGYHVRVSGQDVERGTFSQRHAVLHDQQTERTYTPLKHISDKQGSFVISNSSLSEFGCLGFEYGYSLTSPNALVMWEAQFGDFANNAQCIIDQFIASGESKWLQRSGLVVSLPHGYDGQGPEHSSGRMERWLQLCNEEPRVFPSADKLDRQHQDCNMQIACMTTPANLFHILRRQIHRQFRKPLVIFFSKSLLRHPIARSDIEALNGESHFQWIIPDEGHGTAINAPEEIERVILCSGQVYAALIKHREANGIRNTAITRVEQLHPFPWAQLKENLDSYPNAKNIVWCQEEPLNAGAWSYAQPRIESLLNATEHHHRRHVLYAGRPGSASVATGLKAVHLKEEQDLLEDAFSIHQDHLKGE from the exons ATGTTTAGAAACACTGCTTTGAAGGCCACCAACAGCGGCATGCTGCGTGGTGTGACCTCTTCATCATGTCGGCGCTCATTCCACGTCGTTACAAGTGCTCGCAGCGCCTCAAAAAGCTCCGGCTTCAGCAGGACCGCCCGTCGGCCTCTTGCTGTTGTCGACCGTGCTTTCAACGGTGCCCGGTCCTACGCGGCCCCCGCGGAGGGCCAAAGTCAAGGAGTG GACCCCAACGATTCTTTCCTCACTGGTAGCACTGCGAACTATATCGATGAGATGTACATGGCATGGAAGAACGATGCCTCGAGTGTTCACATCTCATGGCAAACTTACTTCAGGAACATGGAGGAGGGTAAAATGCCTATTTCCCAGGCCTTCACTCCTCCTCCTACCCTTGTCCCCACTCCTACAGGCGGTGTCCCCCAAGATATGCCCGGCCAGGGACTCGCTGGTGGCGCTGACGTGACAAAGCACTTGAAGGTTCAGTTGCTCTGCCGCGCCTACCAGGCCCGTGGTCACCACAAGGCTAAGATCGATCCTCTGGGCATTCGCGGAGAGGCTGAGGCCTTTGGATATGACAAGCCCAAGGAGCTTGAGTTGGACCACTACGGTTTCACCGAGAGTGACTTGAGCCAAGAGTTTGCTCTTGGACCCGGCATCTTGCCCCGTTTCATCACTGAAAACCGCAAGAAGATGACTCTGCGCGAGATCATCGCCACTTGCGAGAAGATCTACTGTGGCTCTTACGGTGTCGAGTACATTCACATTCCCGACCGCAAGCCTTGCGAGTGGATCCGTGACCGCTTCGAGATCCCTCAACCTTACAACTACTCAGTAGACGACAAGCGCCGCATCCTTGACCGTCTGATCTGGTCTTCCAGTTTTGAGTCCTTCCTCGCTACCAAGTTCCCCAACGACAAGCGATTTGGTCTGGAGGGTTGCGAGACCCTGGTCCCTGGTATGAAGGCTCTGATTGATCGTAGCGTCGACTACGGCATCAAGGATATCGTTATTGGAATGCCTCATCGTGGTCGTCTCAACGTTCTGTCCAACGTCGTCCGCAAGCCCAACGAGTCCATCTTCAGCGAGTTTGCTGGTTCTGCTGAGCCTTCCGATGAGGGTTCCGGTGATGTCAAGTACCACTTGGGTATGAACTTTGAGCGTCCTACTCCCTCCGGTAAGCGGGTGCAGCTGTCTCTGGTCGCCAACCCCTCTCACCTCGAGGCTGAGGACCCTGTCGTTCTTGGAAAGACCCGTGCCATCCAGCACTACAACAACGACGAGACCAACTACGACTCTGCCATGGGTGTTCTGCTGCACGGTGACGCTGCCTTTGCTGGCCAGGGTGTTGTCTACGAGACCATGGGATTCCACTCCCTTCCCGCCTATTCGACTGGTGGTACCATCCACCTTGTCGTGAACAACCAGATTGGTTTCACCACTGACCCCCGTTACTCCCGGTCTACTCCCTACTGTTCCGATATTGCCAAGTCTATCGACGCTCCCGTCTTCCACGTGAACGCCGACGATGTTGAGGCTGTCAACTACGTCTGTCAGGTCGCTGCTGACTGGCGTGCCGAGTTCAAGCGTGATGTTGTGATTGACATGGTCTGCTACCGTAAGCAGGGTCACAACGAGACTGATCAGCCTTCATTCACCCAGCCCCTGATGTACAAGCGCATTGCTGAGCAGAAAACTCAGCTCGACAAGTACGTTGAGAAGCTGATTGCTGAAGGTACCTTCACTAAGGAGGACATTGATGAGCACAAGAAGTGGGTCTGGGGAATGCTCGGCGACAGTTTCGACCGCAGCAAGGACTACCAGCCCACCGGAAAGGAGTGGCTGACTTCCGCTTGGAACAACTTCAAGTCTCCCAAGGAGTTGGCCACGGAGGTCCTGCCTCACCTGCCTACCGCCGTTCCTGCCAAGTCCCTGCAGCACATCGCTGACAAGATTGCCGGTACCGGTGTTCCCGAGGGCTTTGAGCTCCACCGTAATCTCAAGCGTATTTTGAGCGGACGCAAGAAGACTGTCGATGAGGGCAAGAATATCGATTGGGCCACTGCCGAGGCTCTCGCTTTCGGTTCGCTCGTTGATGAGGGTTACCACGTCCGTGTTTCCGGCCAGGATGTTGAGCGTGGTACCTTCTCTCAGCGTCACGCCGTCCTGCACGATCAGCAGACTGAGCGCACATACACTCCTCTGAAGCACATTTCCGACAAGCAGGGAAGCTTTGTCATTTCCAACTCTTCCCTGAGCGAGTTCGGTTG TCTCGGCTTCGAGTACGGTTACTCTCTGACCTCTCCCAATGCCCTTGTGATGTGGGAGGCTCAGTTCGGTGACTTCGCCAACAACGCTCAGTGTATCATTGATCAGTTTATCGCTTCTGGTGAATCCAAGTGGCTGCAGCGTTCCGGTCTGGTTGTGTCTCTGCCTCATGGTTATGATGGCCAGGGTCCTGAGCACTCTTCTGGTCGTATGGAGCGTTGGCTCCAGCTTTGCAACGAGGAGCCCCGTGTGTTCCCCTCGGCTGACAAGCTGGACCGTCAGCACCAGGACTGCAACATGCAGATTGCCTGCATGACCACCCCTGCCAACCTTTTCCACATTCTCCGTCGCCAGATCCACCGCCAGTTCCGCAAGCCtctcgtcatcttcttctccaagtCTCTGCTGCGTCACCCCATTGCCCGGTCTGACATTGAGGCCCTGAACGGCGAGTCCCACTTCCAGTGGATCATCCCCGATGAGGGCCACGGCACCGCCATCAACGCTCCCGAGGAGATCGAACGTGTCATCCTGTGCTCCGGACAGGTCTATGCCGCCTTGATCAAGCACCGCGAGGCCAACGGTATCCGCAACACTGCCATCACCCGTGTTGAACAACTGCACCCCTTCCCTTGGGCTCAGCTGAAGGAGAACCTGGACAGCTACCCTAACGCTAAGAACATCGTCTGGTGCCAGGAGGAGCCGCTTAACGCCGGTGCCTGGTCTTATGCTCAGCCCCGTATTGAAAGCCTGCTGAACGCTACCGagcaccaccaccgccgccatGTCCTGTACGCTGGTCGCCCTGGCAGTGCTTCCGTCGCTACTGGTCTCAAGGCCGTCCATCTCAAGGAGGAGCAGGACCTCTTGGAGGATGCTTTCTCTATTCACCAGGATCACCTGAAGGGCGAGTAA
- a CDS encoding Zinc finger, PHD-finger yields the protein MTSPTCSDDSALDALSVPQAALSPDSTALLRTQTSQQQLFLHQCPPGATRGVDYCTWSQIIAEHHWFFKNFPTPPKIGVSSPEHTFNGTSRSPNYAFHHVRRLDTRTNPSRTSKTIGRSSFAFGRGSTAEIPSTPPVPHGFYPALTHFTDAITALPREFRRHNSLLKEVDAKAWALEENLLQLLQFSSQSQPVPHPPHPAPIVGGVIREDVLPQELSQSPESSESKNRRLLFDRVRQSLSDLMMTADEKNHVISNANEELDRQTVRLDTVFPYIAGEISEEARLGSLAHWAYSNKSTAKAATNERPRREAVAQRQELPHVLQEAEAASRSEARRDAVLARKQRRAQADADYEDTRSSGARKTTNAKSRGGDHAADPSAAPKRRKVERPLPADTSVPMERSASGAVSQRAANKDPIEKKRSRATNQAATARKKANASNAASPVLAPSPLIGTFNGPRGAASPGPNTSRPQSSRTQQNSGPTGNSRARPSSSASNLPNNNKIADSRSTIRDGPIKNELMHADTHRDYEADSNGRTSVPTGSKREDLDGKAGSVEIETTKGRNSKTSTPILPAFTEHSQQHARPTRSRDSASTKRTQKKPIPQPVIPSDDESLHEGDDEDEEGEPRYCYCNEISFGEMVACDNDACPREWFHLSCVGLTKPPGKNVKWYCNECKENMRRSRNGR from the exons ATGACATCACCCACGTGCTCGGATGATTCAGCATTGGATGCCTTGTCGGTGCCGCAGGCAGCACTCTCACCTGATTCGACTGCTCTTCTCCGCACCCAAACTTCCCAGCAGCAGCTTTTCCTGCATCAATGCCCTCCTGGTGCTACGCGAGGTGTTGACTATTGCACATGGTCCCAGATCATTGCTGAACACCATTGGTTCTTCAAAAACTTCCCAACTCCCCCTAAAATTGGGGTAAGCTCACCTGAACACACCTTCAACGGCACCAGTCGCAGTCCCAACTATGCCTTTCACCATGTCCGCCGTCTCGAC ACACGTACAAACCCGTCTCGAACCTCCAAAACCATTGGACGGTCATCTTTCGCGTTCGGTCGAGGCTCGACGGCTGAAATTCCTTCTACGCCCCCTGTTCCCCACGGCTTTTATCCTGCGCTCACGCATTTCACCGACGCTATAACAGCGCTTCCGCGCGAGTTCCGTCGCCACAATTCTCTTCTCAAGGAAGTTGATGCGAAGGCGTGGGCTCTCGAGGAAAATTTGCTGCAGTTACTACAGTTCTCCTCCCAGTCACAGCCCGTTCCTCATCCTCCCCATCCGGCGCCTATCGTCGGGGGTGTGATTCGGGAGGATGTATTGCCCCAG GAGCTATCTCAGTCACCGGAGTCGTCCGAGAGCAAAAACCGCAGGCTTCTCTTCGATCGTGTTCGCCAAAGCCTCTCGGACCTGATGATGACCGCCGATGAGAAGAATCACGTCATTTCAAACGCGAACGAGGAATTAGATCGCCAAACTGTCCGACTGGACACGGTCTTCCCATATATTGCAGGCGAGATCAGCGAGGAGGCTCGCCTGGGCAGCCTGGCACACTGGGCGTACTCGAACAAAAGTACCGCGAAGGCAGCGACTAATGAACGCCCGCGCCGGGAAGCGGTAGCGCAAAGACAGGAACTACCACACGTGCTCCAAGAGGCGGAAGCTGCGAGTCGCAGTGAGGCGCGGCGCGATGCTGTTCTGGCACGGAAGCAACGTCGGGCACAGGCTGACGCGGATTATGAGGATACACGCAGCTCGGGCGCCCGCAAGACTACTAATGCGAAATCTCGAGGTGGAGATCACGCGGCTGATCCGAGTGCTGCACCCAAGCGTCGGAAGGTGGAACGACCACTACCGGCCGACACTAGTGTCCCAATGGAGCGCTCTGCTAGCGGGGCTGTAAGTCAGAGAGCTGCAAATAAAGACCCAATTGAGAAGAAGCGGTCTCGCGCTACCAATCAGGCTGCCACTGCGCGCAAGAA GGCCAACGCTTCCAATGCTGCATCGCCTGTTCTGGCCCCATCGCCTTTGATTGGAACATTCAATGGACCGCGAGGTGCCGCCAGTCCAGGACCCAACACATCAAGACCACAATCTTCACGGACACAGCAAAATTCTGGACCTACAGGCAATTCGCGCGCGCGGCCATCATCATCGGCTTCGAACCTTCCCAACAACA ACAAAATTGCCGATTCCAGGTCCACAATCCGGGACGGGCCCATCAAAAATGAGCTTATGCACGCAGACACACATCGTGATTATGAAGCCGATTCCAACGGTAGAACATCCGTTCCAACGGGATCTAAACGTGAGGATTTGGACGGAAAAGCCGGTTCTGTCGAGATCGAGACAACCAAGGGACGCAATTCGAAAACATCGACCCCTATCCTTCCCGCATTCACAGAACACAGCCAACAACACGCACGACCTACGCGAAGTCGAGACTCGGCCTCCACCAAAAGAACTCAGAAAAAGCCTATCCCACAGCCTGTAATACCCTCTGACGACGAGTCCCTTCACGAGGgcgacgatgaagatgaggagggTGAGCCGCGCTACTGTTACTGTAATGAAATCAGTTTTGGCGAGATGGTTGCTTGCGATAATGACGCCTGTCCACGTGAATGGTTCCATCTGTCGTGTGTGGGCTTGACGAAACCGCCTGGGAAAAATG TTAAATGGTATTGTAACGAGTGCAAGGAAAATATGAGACGGAGTCGCAATGGGCGGTAA